The DNA region TCAGCTCCACATACACCCAATTACCCAGGTCTAGACTGTGCATTGAATTGTGAATGAGGTGTAACGTGATGAATGATCTTCGTGGGAAATGCAATACAATTATGATGTTTCCTAATCAGTCACACTTTCAAAAGTCACACCCTGTGTAATTTAGTGTCGGACGAGCTGAACATGTGGAGATCCAAAATGCAGCAGCAAAGGAAAAGGCCTCTTTCATTAAGTTAAGCTAATGTCTTATACGCAGGAAGAAGCTAAAACCTTTACTGCAAACTTGTATCACGAGGATTTCAACAAACAAGACGAAAAGTGATTTGCCATATGACCTATCAGCATCAGGGAACCTGCTAACAGTCTGCTCTGGGTTGTGTCATCACATCTTCACTGTCTTtactttgtttttcattcatgtgCAGAACATCACAGACGTGGTTGTAGCACGTTTGCAGGATTTAATGAATGAATCAGCAAATCAATGTATCTATGAGTCATCAGCCGACTCTCAGCTGTGGAGAGTCCAGACGTTCAGTCACACGCTCCCAGAGGAGAAGGTGaacggaggcagagcagaggcaggaacaCATCACATGCTCCAGATAATCCCACGCTGCCGCAGCCACGACCGGGCGCCTGTCGGAGGACAGCTTCTGCCTGTCGTCTCCTGACggttgctgctgctgggtgaTGTGACTGACACCTGGACGGAGTCCATCAGACCTCAGAAGCTACAGACATCTCACAGATCCAATAGCCTCACATCAAGGAACCAAGATGTTCAACACACGGGCCAAGGTCTCATTCACTGTCACCATGGACTGACTGACTCCGATCTGACGGCCcctaacgttccctgtgacctggagaacccataacattccctgtgacctgacgaacccgtaacgttccctgtgacctggagaacccataacattccctgtgacctgacggcCCCTagcgttccctgtgacctggagaacccataacattccctgtgacctgacgaacccgtaacgttccctgtgacctggagaacccataacactccctgtgacctggagaacccataacatttcctgtgacctgacgaacccgttacgttccctgtgacctggagaacccataacattccctgtgacctggagaacccataacattccctgtgacctgacgaacccgtaacgttccctgtgacctggagaacccataacattccctgtgacctggagaacccataacattccctgtgacctgacgaacccgtaacgttccctgtgacgtgatgaacccgtaacgttccctgtgtaCCTGAcaaacccgtaacgttccctgtgacctggagaacccgtaacgttccctgtgacctgacgaacccgtaacgttccctgtgacctgacgacccgtaacgttccctgtgacctgacgaacccgtaacgttccctgtgacctggagaacccataacattccctgtgacctgatgAACccgtaacattccctgtgacctgtcGAATTTGTAACGCTCCCTGtcacctggagaacccgtaacgttccctgtgacctgacaaacttgtaatgttccctgtgacctggaaaacccataacgttccctgtgacccggagaacccgtaacattccctgtgacctgaggacccgtaacgttccctgtcacctgacaaacttgtaatgttccctgtgacctggaaaacccataacgttccctgtgacctggagaacccataacatttcctgtgacctgaggacccgtaacgttccctgtcacCTGACAAACCCATatcgttccctgtgacctggagaacccataacgttccctgtgagctggagaacccataacgttccctgtgacctggagaacccgtaacgttccctgtgagctgac from Betta splendens chromosome 13, fBetSpl5.4, whole genome shotgun sequence includes:
- the LOC129605021 gene encoding uncharacterized protein LOC129605021, with protein sequence MGSPGHRERYGFVSSQGTLRVLQVTGNVMGSPAHRERYGFSRSQGTIWVCQVTGNVTGPQVTGNVMGSPGHRERYGFSRSQGTLQVCQVTGNVTGPQVTGNVTGSPGHRERYGFSRSQGTLQVCQVTGNVTGSPGDRERYKFDRSQGMLRVHQVTGNVMGSPGHRERYGFVRSQGTLRVVRSQGTLRVRQVTGNVTGSPGHRERYGFVRYTGNVTGSSRHRERYGFVRSQGMLWVLQVTGNVMGSPGHRERYGFVRSQGMLWVLQVTGNVMGSPGHRERNGFVRSQEMLWVLQVTGSVMGSPGHRERYGFVRSQGMLWVLQVTGNARGRQVTGNVMGSPGHRER